From a single Calothrix sp. NIES-2098 genomic region:
- a CDS encoding phosphotransferase KptA/Tpt1 produces the protein MDNRLIKISKYLSKHLRHQPDRIGIKLSPGGWVNVQELITACANNQFPITLEELQEVVANNDKQRFSFDTTGTLIRANQGHSVKVDLQLQPVIPPNVLYHGTGHKSVESIMQAGLTKMSRHHVHLSPDIATAQAVGARHGKPVVLAVDAAAMHQVGYQFYCSDNGVWLVDAVPPEYLQKL, from the coding sequence ATGGATAATCGCTTAATTAAAATCAGCAAATACCTGAGCAAACATCTCCGCCACCAACCCGATCGCATTGGCATTAAACTGTCTCCTGGTGGCTGGGTGAATGTGCAAGAACTGATTACAGCCTGTGCTAATAATCAATTTCCCATCACCTTAGAAGAATTACAGGAAGTAGTCGCCAATAATGATAAACAACGCTTTTCCTTTGACACTACAGGCACGCTCATTCGTGCTAATCAAGGACATAGCGTAAAAGTCGATTTACAGTTACAACCAGTGATTCCCCCAAACGTGTTGTATCACGGTACGGGACACAAGTCTGTGGAATCGATTATGCAAGCAGGACTCACCAAAATGTCGCGGCACCACGTACATTTATCACCAGATATTGCCACAGCCCAAGCGGTCGGCGCAAGACATGGAAAACCCGTAGTTTTAGCTGTAGATGCAGCAGCCATGCATCAAGTAGGCTATCAATTTTACTGTTCGGATAATGGTGTTTGGTTAGTAGATGCCGTACCCCCGGAATATCTGCAAAAGCTTTGA
- a CDS encoding aromatic amino acid permease, whose translation MQTAIASNQEQVTRLFSNLEFNGKQLTHQPGSVLGSTALVAGTTVGAGILALPAVTLPSGVVPSTVLLIAIWLYTLVSGLLIAEATVNTMRLAGRPSVGMLAMIENTLGFIGARIAGGTYLFLHYALLVAYTAQGGEILGSAIAKLLGVQNVIPAWVGTTVFTLLFGGIMYFGRDKFVEKLNSVFVAIVLASFVGLLLLAGGQVKTTQFFFQNWSAVGSAISVMSVALFYHNIVPVVVTQLEGDTQKIRQSIFIGSVIPLMMFLAWNAVILGSVSPEIIQNTAAGKTIFDPLQILRSGGAGEWLGVLVSIFSEFAIATSFIGFVYGLLDFFQEIFLVTRVKFSSRLPLYSMVLLPPMSFGVVNPNIFFTALDYAGTFSISVLGGIIPALMTWKQRQGQERANKIHQPLVPGGQATLIVMISLALAIIAKQIWSTIITNS comes from the coding sequence ATGCAAACTGCGATCGCATCCAATCAAGAACAAGTAACTCGATTGTTTTCTAACCTGGAATTTAATGGAAAACAGCTAACTCATCAACCTGGTAGTGTTTTAGGAAGTACGGCGCTGGTTGCGGGAACGACTGTTGGTGCAGGGATTCTGGCGTTACCTGCGGTGACTTTACCATCTGGCGTTGTCCCATCTACAGTCCTACTAATTGCTATTTGGTTATACACCTTAGTTTCCGGGTTATTAATTGCAGAAGCCACCGTCAATACTATGCGTTTGGCAGGGCGTCCGAGTGTCGGGATGTTGGCGATGATTGAGAACACTCTCGGCTTTATCGGTGCGCGAATTGCTGGCGGGACTTACCTGTTTTTACACTATGCCCTGCTAGTAGCATACACCGCCCAAGGAGGAGAGATTTTAGGCTCGGCGATCGCCAAATTATTAGGCGTGCAAAACGTTATCCCTGCATGGGTGGGTACGACCGTTTTCACACTTTTATTTGGTGGGATCATGTATTTTGGGCGAGACAAGTTTGTGGAAAAACTCAATAGCGTGTTTGTTGCAATTGTCTTAGCGTCATTTGTCGGCCTATTGTTGTTGGCAGGCGGCCAGGTTAAAACTACACAATTTTTCTTTCAAAATTGGAGTGCTGTAGGTAGCGCCATATCAGTAATGTCTGTAGCGCTGTTTTACCATAATATTGTGCCCGTGGTAGTGACTCAGCTAGAAGGCGACACCCAAAAAATTCGTCAGTCTATTTTTATTGGTTCGGTAATTCCCCTGATGATGTTTCTAGCTTGGAATGCCGTGATTTTGGGAAGCGTCAGCCCAGAAATTATCCAGAATACTGCTGCTGGTAAAACTATCTTTGACCCTTTACAAATTCTGCGATCGGGTGGTGCGGGAGAATGGTTAGGAGTATTAGTCTCGATTTTCTCCGAGTTTGCGATCGCCACATCATTCATTGGATTTGTCTATGGTTTGCTAGATTTTTTCCAAGAAATTTTCTTAGTTACCAGAGTCAAATTTTCTAGCCGCCTACCACTTTATTCGATGGTTCTGTTACCTCCCATGAGTTTCGGGGTAGTCAATCCCAACATCTTTTTTACTGCCCTAGATTATGCTGGAACCTTCAGTATCTCAGTTTTAGGCGGAATCATTCCCGCATTGATGACTTGGAAGCAACGACAAGGACAGGAACGCGCCAATAAAATTCATCAACCCTTAGTCCCAGGTGGTCAAGCGACACTGATTGTCATGATTTCCCTTGCCTTAGCCATCATCGCCAAACAAATTTGGTCAACAATAATTACTAATTCGTAA